From the genome of Candidatus Hadarchaeales archaeon, one region includes:
- a CDS encoding 50S ribosomal protein L14e has translation MMEIGRVCVKIAGREAGEKCVIVDVLDRNFVVVIGPRVRKRRCNIAHLEPTDKKIDINKNTPDEEILKKLNDLGIR, from the coding sequence ATGATGGAAATCGGAAGGGTTTGCGTGAAAATCGCGGGTAGGGAGGCCGGCGAAAAATGCGTGATAGTGGACGTGCTTGATAGGAACTTCGTTGTGGTCATCGGTCCAAGAGTCAGAAAGAGACGTTGTAACATTGCACATCTGGAACCAACGGATAAAAAAATAGACATAAATAAGAATACACCCGACGAGGAAATTTTGAAAAAACTCAATGATCTCGGCATAAGGTGA
- a CDS encoding AAA family ATPase: MVVVAVSGPHGAGKTTVAKFLAKKLGLRYISAGEIFRKMAAEKGMSLEDFSKYAERNKKIDEEIDRRTIEEAKKGNVLVDARLAGWLVENADLKILLTAPLETRVKRIAEREGRLYKDVLRETVKREKSEEKRFKKFYGIDLSDYSPYDIVLNTEKISIEKMKEIIWTVTRAILFGRKVNDGNRKGLRENRG, encoded by the coding sequence ATGGTGGTTGTAGCCGTAAGTGGACCCCACGGTGCAGGCAAGACCACAGTGGCTAAATTTCTCGCGAAAAAGCTGGGTCTGCGATATATATCAGCCGGCGAGATATTCAGAAAAATGGCTGCAGAGAAGGGCATGTCACTTGAAGATTTTTCTAAGTATGCGGAAAGAAACAAGAAGATCGATGAGGAAATAGACAGGAGGACGATCGAGGAGGCTAAGAAAGGCAACGTGTTGGTGGACGCAAGGCTTGCTGGATGGCTCGTGGAAAACGCAGATTTAAAGATACTTCTGACGGCTCCGCTTGAGACGAGGGTAAAGAGAATCGCCGAGAGAGAAGGAAGACTTTATAAGGACGTGCTGAGGGAGACAGTGAAGCGCGAAAAGAGCGAGGAAAAAAGATTCAAAAAATTCTATGGAATTGATCTGTCGGACTACTCCCCTTACGATATCGTATTAAACACCGAGAAAATATCTATCGAGAAGATGAAGGAGATAATATGGACAGTTACGCGCGCAATACTCTTTGGGAGGAAGGTAAATGATGGAAATCGGAAGGGTTTGCGTGAAAATCGCGGGTAG